A stretch of the Notamacropus eugenii isolate mMacEug1 chromosome 2, mMacEug1.pri_v2, whole genome shotgun sequence genome encodes the following:
- the FGF4 gene encoding fibroblast growth factor 4 encodes MPHPSALLPALLLGLLYPWPGRGGPLPAPHNDTLDWRWETLFSRSMARLPGDRKELNRDGDYLLGIKRLRRLYCNVGIGFHLQVLPDGRINGVHNENRYSLLELSPVERGVVSLFGVKSRLFVAMNSKGKLYGSPYFNDECTFKEILLPNNYNAYESRQYSGMYIALSKNGRTKKGNRVSPTMTVTHFLPRI; translated from the exons ATGCCTCACCCCTCAGCCTTGTTGCCCGCGCTGTTGCTGGGACTGCTGTACCCCTGGCCGGGCCGCGGGGGCCCTCTGCCCGCCCCCCACAACGACACGCTCGACTGGCGCTGGGAGACCCTCTTTTCCCGCTCCATGGCCCGGCTCCCCGGGGACAGGAAGGAGCTGAACCGGGACGGCGACTATCTGCTGGGTATCAAGAGACTGCGCCGCCTTTACTGCAACGTGGGCATCGGCTTTCATCTCCAAGTTCTGCCCGATGGCCGCATCAACGGCGTGCACAACGAGAACCGCTACA GTTTGCTGGAGCTGTCGCCGGTGGAACGGGGAGTCGTGAGCCTCTTTGGCGTCAAAAGTCGTCTTTTCGTAGCCATGAACAGCAAGGGCAAACTGTACGGCTCG cCTTACTTCAATGATGAGTGCACCTTCAAAGAAATTCTCCTGCCAAACAACTACAATGCCTACGAGTCTCGACAGTATTCGGGCATGTACATTGCCCTGAGCAAAAATGGGAGAACCAAGAAAGGCAACCGTGTGTCCCCCACCATGACTGTGACCCACTTCCTGCCCCGGATCTGA